Proteins from a single region of Flavobacterium sp. YJ01:
- a CDS encoding metal-dependent hydrolase codes for MKVTYYGHSCFSVFTNGKHILFDPFISPNELAKEVDIDAIKADYILISHAHYDHILDVGRIAKNTGAKVLGNFEIYNWLLKQGIENAHPINPGGKFDFDFGTVKCVIAQHPSSFMDGSYGGIACGFVLTTPEGNFYYSGDTALTLDMQIILKFTKLDFAVFPIGDGLTMGIEEAIEASKLVGVHKILGVHYDTFGFIIMDHQKALEAFKNANLDLYLPKINTTIDL; via the coding sequence ATGAAAGTTACTTATTACGGACATTCTTGTTTTTCGGTTTTTACCAATGGAAAACACATACTTTTTGATCCTTTTATCAGTCCAAATGAATTAGCAAAAGAGGTTGATATTGATGCCATAAAAGCAGATTATATTTTAATTTCTCACGCGCATTACGATCACATTTTGGACGTAGGAAGAATTGCAAAAAATACGGGCGCTAAAGTGCTTGGAAATTTTGAAATTTACAATTGGCTATTAAAACAAGGAATTGAAAATGCACACCCAATAAATCCAGGCGGAAAATTTGATTTCGATTTTGGAACTGTAAAATGTGTGATAGCACAGCATCCTAGCAGTTTTATGGACGGTTCTTATGGCGGAATTGCCTGTGGTTTTGTGTTGACGACTCCAGAAGGAAATTTTTACTACAGCGGAGATACCGCCTTAACTTTAGACATGCAGATTATTCTAAAATTCACCAAACTTGATTTTGCTGTTTTCCCAATTGGCGACGGACTTACAATGGGAATTGAAGAAGCAATCGAAGCTTCTAAATTGGTTGGCGTTCATAAAATCTTAGGCGTTCATTACGATACTTTTGGCTTTATTATAATGGATCATCAAAAAGCTTTAGAAGCATTCAAAAATGCAAATCTTGACCTTTATTTACCAAAAATAAATACTACAATAGACTTATAA
- a CDS encoding SusD/RagB family nutrient-binding outer membrane lipoprotein produces the protein MLKKLSYIILFGLTLTSCSDTLDDINKNPNATETPLAPYLLTGTLKQGSDLYWGDANNFNSSLLFVQHWAKIQYTEPDRYDVSNTSFTSLWNTGYATLITDLNTIINFPDAQANSNYKGIALTLRSWTFLLLTDAYGSIPYKEAGLKVTPAYNTQKEVYTGLLEDLKQAQSLLSTTNGTVTGDLVYKGDILKWKRYVNSLRLRIALRISDKEPALAKQAAIDATSDAAGVLSSNADTFKFTYISSPQQNPASAWFETRDDFRISKTMVDKLKEFSDPRLPVYAQLPSDASVGTYVGGANGLSNSDANNQGFAKTSKPGTYFLTSTSPAVIYSYSEVLFNLAEAAARGYISGDAETLYKNAITASFNQFGITDATAISNYLNQASVKYDASNYAKSIGTQKWIAFYGQGLDAFTEWRRLDYPVLTAGPATVLDGKIPSRFFYPGTEQSLNGNSYQAAIAVQGKDLLTTKLWFDAK, from the coding sequence ATGCTAAAAAAGCTATCATATATAATCTTATTCGGATTGACACTGACTTCTTGCAGTGATACTTTGGATGATATTAATAAAAATCCGAACGCGACCGAAACTCCTTTGGCGCCTTATTTGCTAACGGGAACATTAAAACAGGGATCGGACTTGTACTGGGGAGATGCTAATAACTTTAATTCATCTTTGTTGTTTGTTCAGCATTGGGCTAAAATCCAGTATACAGAACCAGATAGATACGATGTTTCTAATACATCTTTCACTTCTTTGTGGAATACGGGTTACGCAACTTTAATTACAGATTTAAATACGATAATTAATTTTCCAGATGCACAAGCCAATTCTAATTACAAAGGAATTGCTTTAACGCTTCGTTCTTGGACATTTCTTTTGCTGACAGATGCTTACGGAAGTATTCCTTACAAAGAAGCGGGATTGAAAGTAACGCCTGCTTATAATACTCAAAAAGAAGTTTATACAGGTTTGCTAGAAGATTTAAAACAAGCGCAATCTTTATTAAGTACTACAAATGGTACAGTAACAGGTGATTTGGTTTACAAAGGAGATATTTTAAAATGGAAAAGATATGTAAACTCACTTCGTTTGAGAATTGCCTTGAGAATTTCCGATAAAGAACCTGCTTTGGCGAAACAAGCGGCAATTGATGCAACTAGTGATGCAGCAGGAGTATTAAGCAGTAATGCTGATACTTTCAAATTTACTTATATCAGTTCACCTCAGCAAAATCCTGCTTCTGCTTGGTTTGAAACTCGTGATGATTTCCGTATTTCGAAAACTATGGTTGATAAGTTAAAAGAATTTTCAGATCCGCGTTTACCAGTTTATGCACAATTGCCATCAGACGCAAGTGTTGGTACTTACGTTGGAGGAGCAAACGGATTATCTAACAGTGATGCGAATAATCAAGGTTTTGCTAAAACATCGAAACCGGGAACTTATTTCTTGACTTCAACTTCGCCAGCTGTAATTTATTCTTACTCTGAAGTTTTATTTAATCTTGCTGAAGCGGCGGCTCGTGGTTATATTTCTGGAGATGCCGAAACACTTTATAAAAATGCGATTACAGCATCATTTAATCAATTTGGTATTACCGATGCAACAGCGATTTCTAATTATCTTAATCAGGCTAGTGTAAAGTACGATGCTTCAAATTATGCTAAATCAATTGGAACTCAAAAATGGATTGCATTTTATGGACAAGGTCTAGATGCTTTTACAGAATGGAGAAGATTAGATTATCCTGTATTAACTGCTGGTCCAGCTACAGTTTTGGACGGAAAAATACCTTCTCGTTTCTTTTATCCTGGAACTGAGCAATCATTAAACGGAAATAGCTATCAAGCAGCAATCGCTGTTCAAGGAAAAGATTTGCTAACAACAAAATTATGGTTTGACGCTAAATAA
- a CDS encoding murein L,D-transpeptidase catalytic domain-containing protein yields MRIFFMALLFSLTSFTTYNVTEKKDILDDIAFARLNEHVNEIKEFTKSNHKYNSKIAFLVDMKIKSGKNRFFVYDLENNQILDQGLVAHGSGSETGIKGDILQFSNAPNSNCTSLGRYSVEKAYNGVFGKAFRLAGMDETNNNAMKRAIVLHKYREVPTDEQGYYIINSHGCPMVSEVFFKRLEKIIDSSNSKILLSVYY; encoded by the coding sequence ATGAGAATATTTTTTATGGCACTGCTTTTTTCTTTAACTTCCTTTACAACCTACAACGTAACGGAGAAGAAAGATATATTAGATGATATTGCGTTCGCAAGACTTAACGAGCATGTAAACGAAATTAAGGAGTTTACTAAATCGAACCACAAATACAATAGCAAAATTGCTTTTCTTGTGGATATGAAAATCAAATCTGGAAAAAATCGCTTTTTTGTTTACGATTTAGAGAACAACCAAATTCTAGATCAAGGATTAGTTGCACACGGATCTGGTTCAGAAACTGGAATTAAAGGTGATATCCTTCAATTTAGCAATGCTCCAAATTCAAACTGCACTTCTTTAGGAAGATATTCTGTAGAAAAAGCTTATAACGGCGTATTCGGAAAAGCTTTTAGACTAGCCGGTATGGATGAAACTAACAACAACGCTATGAAAAGAGCTATTGTGTTGCACAAATACAGAGAAGTTCCTACAGACGAACAAGGATACTATATTATCAACAGTCACGGCTGTCCAATGGTAAGTGAAGTGTTTTTCAAAAGACTTGAAAAAATCATTGACAGTTCAAATTCAAAAATTTTACTTTCGGTTTATTATTAA
- a CDS encoding isochorismatase family protein has product MKRKYTKSALLLIDIQNEYFYKGKMEFKGSYEVASIAKKLLNDFRKKRKTVIHVQHIALNKNASFFISGSYGSQIYEEVAPIEGEMIIVKNTANSFSGTDLFNYLNTKQIEHLTIIGMMSDMFNDPTVRTAKDLGFKVEAIGNEYVLKKNILKNECVP; this is encoded by the coding sequence ATGAAGAGAAAATATACTAAATCAGCATTATTGTTAATTGATATTCAGAACGAATATTTCTATAAAGGAAAAATGGAATTCAAAGGAAGTTATGAAGTAGCTTCTATTGCTAAAAAATTGCTGAACGATTTTAGAAAAAAAAGAAAAACTGTAATTCATGTACAACATATTGCATTAAATAAAAATGCCTCTTTTTTTATTTCTGGAAGTTATGGTTCTCAAATATATGAAGAAGTTGCTCCGATAGAAGGAGAAATGATTATTGTAAAAAACACTGCAAATAGCTTTTCAGGAACTGATTTGTTTAATTATTTAAATACTAAACAAATTGAACATTTAACCATTATCGGAATGATGAGCGATATGTTTAATGATCCAACAGTTCGTACAGCGAAAGATTTGGGTTTTAAAGTAGAAGCAATTGGTAATGAATATGTTTTGAAAAAAAATATTTTAAAGAATGAATGTGTCCCATAA
- a CDS encoding SusC/RagA family TonB-linked outer membrane protein: MKKKLERYTWLCILLISIGVNAQETKPLIQSKLEGIVIDAVTKEPVIGASINIKGTTHGVQTDFDGKFYFQTGQKFPYTLLVSFLGYKKAEVVVDKNAVVIELTEEQNQLSEVVVTALGISKEKKSLGYTTQALKNRDIAETKETNFLNSLSGKLAGVRITNSQGDMGSSRIIIRGETSIAGNNQPLFVVDGVPVDNSQLGSVGGATRDFKNAIADLNPNDIETLTVLKGPNAAALYGSRAAHGVVLITTKSGKSQKGLGITLNSGITISQVATLPSFQNSYGQGSNGRFSFVDGKGGGINDGVDESWGPRLDGRLIPQFYSNGVAVPFVAHPNNVKDFFNTGVTYDNSISVAKSDEKSDFRLGVNNQKQLGTVPNSEVNKTNFTINTNYQISKNIKVGVTGNYITTNAPALPGGPSGNRAAGVMLQFLWFGRQVDINQLQSNRDVNWNNSYYSNPYWNAYYNTTSQQRNRIIGDVHLDAKLAEGLNFRFRTGVDYYNDRRKYTIKYGTNGTPFGSYAEDAYTVNEQNTEGIFTYTKKLTDDFSLDALAGFNIRNHSDANNYQKAPRLAVPDLYTLTNSRDPLTSSNTLSRLRVYSAYASAQLGYKNYAYLNLTARNDWSSTLPSSNRSYFYPSVNGSLVLTEALKIKSNTLDFLKLRGGWSEVGNDADPYQLSTIYNFQTAFDGNPIQTSSQKKLNENLKPETTRSTEVGLEATFWKNRLHFDVAYYNTNSFDQILEIKTTASSGYNSQLINAGKINNSGIEIQLDGSPIQTENFKWNIGANYSRNRSKVEILDYAKQIQNYTIGSSGGVDVLASVGQAYGALYGTAYLRDASGNIVVGANGLPKADPTKRVLGHYTPDYLAGVTNTLTYKNLELSFLVDASVGGEIFSGTNRTGTYTGVLANTLPGRGAENGGLNYYLNGTTKTLVNGTAPGGATVYDDGMIFNGVYENGSPNTTVLSAQEYYKASYNISEAYIYSSTFVKMREIKLSYNFTKAFAKKLGLEGASITAVGRNLFFIYKDAPNIDPETAFNTGNAQGLESLALPTTRNFSLNVNLKF; this comes from the coding sequence ATGAAAAAAAAATTAGAAAGATATACATGGTTATGTATTTTGTTGATTTCCATAGGAGTTAACGCGCAAGAAACAAAGCCGTTAATTCAGTCAAAACTAGAAGGAATCGTAATTGATGCTGTTACAAAAGAGCCCGTTATTGGAGCTTCAATTAACATAAAAGGAACTACGCACGGAGTTCAGACAGATTTTGACGGAAAATTTTATTTCCAAACCGGACAAAAATTCCCTTATACTTTATTAGTAAGCTTTTTAGGTTATAAAAAAGCAGAAGTTGTTGTCGATAAAAATGCTGTTGTTATTGAACTTACAGAAGAGCAAAATCAATTGTCGGAAGTTGTGGTTACGGCTTTAGGTATTTCTAAAGAAAAAAAGTCTTTAGGATATACAACTCAAGCACTTAAAAACAGAGATATTGCCGAGACGAAAGAAACTAATTTCTTAAACAGTCTTAGCGGAAAATTAGCTGGTGTTCGTATTACAAATTCTCAAGGAGATATGGGATCTTCTCGTATTATTATTCGTGGAGAAACTTCGATTGCGGGAAATAATCAGCCGTTATTTGTAGTAGATGGAGTTCCTGTAGATAACTCGCAGTTAGGAAGTGTTGGTGGAGCAACGCGTGACTTTAAAAATGCAATTGCAGATTTAAACCCGAATGATATTGAAACTTTAACGGTATTAAAAGGGCCAAATGCGGCGGCGCTTTACGGATCTCGTGCAGCACATGGAGTTGTTTTAATTACTACAAAATCAGGAAAAAGCCAGAAAGGTTTAGGAATCACTTTAAATTCTGGTATTACAATTTCTCAGGTTGCTACTTTGCCAAGTTTCCAAAATTCATACGGACAAGGTTCAAACGGAAGATTTAGTTTTGTTGATGGAAAAGGTGGCGGAATAAATGATGGAGTTGACGAAAGCTGGGGACCAAGATTAGACGGAAGACTTATTCCGCAATTTTACTCAAATGGAGTGGCAGTACCTTTTGTTGCACATCCAAACAATGTAAAAGACTTTTTTAATACAGGAGTTACTTACGATAATAGTATTTCTGTTGCTAAATCAGATGAAAAATCAGATTTTCGTTTAGGAGTAAATAATCAAAAACAATTGGGAACGGTTCCTAATAGCGAAGTAAACAAAACAAACTTTACTATTAATACCAATTATCAGATTTCTAAAAATATTAAAGTGGGAGTAACGGGTAATTACATTACTACCAATGCGCCAGCTTTACCAGGTGGACCTTCTGGAAACCGTGCTGCGGGTGTAATGCTTCAGTTTCTTTGGTTTGGTCGTCAGGTTGATATTAATCAGCTTCAAAGCAATCGTGATGTTAACTGGAACAACAGTTACTACAGCAATCCTTATTGGAATGCTTATTACAATACTACAAGTCAGCAACGTAATCGTATTATTGGAGATGTTCACTTAGACGCAAAATTGGCTGAAGGTCTTAATTTCAGATTCCGTACAGGAGTTGATTATTATAATGATAGAAGAAAATATACTATCAAATATGGTACAAACGGAACGCCATTCGGATCTTATGCTGAAGATGCTTACACTGTAAATGAGCAAAATACAGAAGGTATTTTTACTTACACGAAAAAGCTAACAGATGATTTCAGTTTAGATGCTCTTGCCGGATTTAATATTCGTAATCACAGCGATGCAAACAATTACCAAAAAGCACCACGTTTGGCGGTACCAGATTTGTACACTTTAACAAACTCAAGAGATCCTTTGACATCTTCGAATACATTATCAAGATTGAGAGTTTATAGTGCTTATGCGTCTGCACAATTAGGATATAAAAACTATGCTTATTTGAACTTAACAGCGCGTAATGACTGGTCTTCAACATTGCCAAGCAGTAACCGTTCTTATTTTTATCCTTCGGTTAACGGAAGTTTAGTTTTAACGGAAGCATTAAAAATTAAAAGCAATACACTTGATTTCTTGAAATTACGAGGAGGATGGTCTGAAGTAGGAAATGATGCAGATCCGTACCAATTATCTACAATTTATAATTTCCAGACAGCATTTGATGGAAATCCAATTCAAACTTCTTCACAAAAGAAATTGAATGAGAATTTAAAACCAGAAACAACACGTTCTACTGAGGTTGGTTTAGAGGCAACTTTCTGGAAAAACAGATTGCATTTTGATGTTGCTTATTACAACACAAACAGTTTCGATCAGATTTTAGAAATCAAAACAACGGCTTCAAGTGGTTATAATTCACAGTTAATCAATGCTGGAAAAATAAACAATAGTGGTATTGAAATTCAATTAGACGGAAGTCCAATTCAGACAGAAAACTTCAAATGGAATATTGGAGCAAATTATTCTAGAAATAGAAGTAAAGTGGAGATTTTGGATTATGCAAAACAGATTCAGAATTACACAATAGGTTCATCTGGAGGTGTTGATGTTTTGGCATCTGTTGGACAAGCTTACGGAGCACTTTATGGAACGGCTTATTTGCGTGATGCTAGCGGAAATATCGTAGTAGGAGCAAACGGATTGCCAAAAGCTGATCCGACAAAGAGAGTTTTAGGACATTATACTCCAGACTATCTTGCTGGTGTTACGAATACTTTGACTTATAAAAATTTAGAATTATCATTCCTTGTAGATGCAAGTGTAGGTGGAGAAATTTTCTCAGGAACAAACAGAACTGGTACTTACACAGGAGTATTGGCTAATACACTTCCAGGTCGTGGTGCCGAAAATGGTGGTTTAAATTATTACTTAAACGGTACAACAAAAACATTAGTTAACGGAACTGCGCCAGGTGGAGCTACTGTATATGATGATGGTATGATTTTTAATGGAGTGTACGAAAATGGAAGTCCAAACACTACAGTACTTAGTGCTCAGGAATATTACAAAGCTTCATACAACATTAGCGAAGCTTACATATACAGCTCAACTTTTGTAAAAATGAGAGAAATCAAATTGTCATATAATTTTACAAAAGCATTTGCTAAAAAACTGGGATTAGAGGGAGCAAGTATTACTGCAGTTGGGCGTAATTTATTTTTCATCTATAAAGATGCGCCGAATATCGATCCTGAAACTGCTTTCAATACAGGAAATGCACAAGGTTTGGAAAGTTTGGCTTTGCCAACAACCAGAAATTTCAGTCTTAATGTTAATCTTAAATTCTAA
- a CDS encoding NAD(P)/FAD-dependent oxidoreductase yields MWTICPECQGQSKKSQRLTKKVRLHYQAALEQFEKNNNEGVAPIRPKAHKIVCLKCSGSGLISAETSIIPNKETYPHVAIIGAGIGGVALAVACLHRGIPFTIYERDENFESRSQGYGLTLQQASKAIQGLGIFSLNGVVSTRHLVHTIEGKVIGEWGIRKWLESEEKKATKRTNMHIARQALRLALLEQLGDHNIIKWNHQLIDFKEQENESIDLTFQVNGEIKTAKGDLLVGADGIRSSVRRLLIGDETTPLRYLDCIVILGICPLHSLENLNSSLLDSATVFQTANGHERIYIMPYDADSVMWQLSFPMLEEKAKELSVKGPKALKEEAIRRTQWHDPIPQILLATEENKISGYPVYDRELLNPELLSKGKQVTLIGDAAHPMSPFKGQGANQALLDALSLARKIFKGCKSPAYWKKAGIRESVLNEFEAEMLKRSAVKVKDSAKAAEFLHSEIVLHEANEPRGRCLKKKDFK; encoded by the coding sequence ATGTGGACTATTTGCCCAGAATGTCAAGGACAAAGTAAGAAAAGCCAAAGACTTACCAAGAAAGTTAGGCTTCATTACCAAGCGGCATTAGAACAATTTGAAAAAAATAATAACGAAGGTGTTGCTCCTATTCGTCCGAAAGCGCATAAAATTGTCTGTTTAAAATGTTCTGGATCCGGTTTAATTTCTGCCGAAACTTCTATTATCCCAAATAAAGAAACTTATCCTCATGTCGCTATCATTGGTGCGGGAATTGGCGGCGTTGCATTGGCTGTAGCTTGTCTTCATCGCGGAATTCCATTTACAATTTACGAACGTGATGAAAACTTCGAATCGCGTTCTCAAGGCTACGGATTAACTTTACAACAAGCTAGTAAAGCAATTCAAGGATTGGGAATTTTTTCTTTAAATGGTGTCGTTTCTACTAGACATTTGGTTCATACTATTGAAGGCAAAGTAATTGGAGAATGGGGAATTAGAAAATGGTTGGAATCTGAAGAGAAAAAAGCAACCAAACGAACTAATATGCACATAGCGCGTCAGGCTTTACGTTTAGCTTTATTAGAGCAATTAGGCGATCATAATATTATAAAATGGAACCATCAATTAATTGATTTTAAAGAACAAGAAAACGAAAGCATTGATTTAACTTTTCAAGTAAATGGAGAAATAAAAACAGCTAAAGGAGATCTTTTAGTTGGTGCAGACGGAATACGAAGTTCAGTGCGAAGATTATTAATTGGCGACGAAACTACACCATTGCGATATTTAGATTGTATCGTGATATTAGGAATTTGCCCATTGCATTCTTTAGAAAATCTAAATAGTTCCTTATTAGATTCTGCAACCGTTTTTCAAACGGCAAACGGACACGAGCGAATTTACATTATGCCTTATGATGCAGATTCGGTAATGTGGCAGCTTAGTTTTCCGATGTTAGAAGAAAAGGCAAAAGAATTAAGTGTTAAAGGACCAAAAGCCTTAAAAGAAGAAGCAATTCGCAGAACACAATGGCACGATCCTATTCCGCAAATTTTATTGGCAACCGAAGAAAATAAAATCTCAGGTTATCCCGTTTATGATAGAGAATTACTAAATCCAGAATTGCTTTCAAAAGGAAAACAAGTTACTTTAATTGGCGATGCAGCGCACCCAATGAGCCCGTTTAAAGGACAAGGCGCAAATCAGGCTTTATTAGATGCGCTTTCTTTGGCGCGTAAAATATTTAAAGGTTGTAAATCGCCAGCGTATTGGAAAAAAGCCGGAATTAGAGAAAGTGTTTTGAATGAATTTGAGGCAGAAATGCTAAAACGAAGCGCTGTAAAAGTAAAAGATTCAGCAAAAGCGGCAGAATTTCTGCATTCTGAAATTGTACTTCACGAAGCAAATGAACCGAGAGGTCGATGCTTGAAGAAAAAAGATTTTAAGTAA
- a CDS encoding alpha/beta hydrolase, whose translation MKKIYDAETRFADAGDRKIAYRSYGKGKAVFFVNRFRGTLDTWDPLFIALMAKKFNVIVFDYSGIGSSTGSLTPDLTVVAKDIKDLADILKIDSIVVLGWSYGGLVAQAATLLYPNLVTHAVLIGTNPPGKNEIPIEQAFFDAALKPLNDFEDEIVLFFEPKSESSKLAAKASHDRIHKKIDVSKIPSTMDVFQLYFGGGDGFREDVLNFREQIKKTKTSILIISGDHDISFAVENWYSFFNQMTNAQMVVYSGTGHAPQHQFPELTSKHIINFVKYT comes from the coding sequence ATGAAAAAAATTTATGATGCAGAGACACGTTTTGCCGATGCAGGCGATCGTAAAATTGCTTATCGTTCTTACGGGAAAGGAAAAGCAGTATTTTTTGTGAACCGTTTTAGAGGAACTCTAGACACTTGGGATCCTTTATTTATAGCATTGATGGCAAAAAAGTTCAATGTTATCGTATTTGATTATTCTGGAATTGGTTCGTCTACAGGAAGTTTGACGCCAGATTTAACTGTTGTTGCTAAAGATATTAAAGATCTTGCTGATATTTTGAAGATAGATTCGATTGTAGTTTTGGGCTGGTCTTATGGCGGATTAGTAGCGCAGGCAGCGACTTTATTATATCCTAATTTGGTAACACATGCAGTTTTAATTGGCACGAATCCTCCTGGTAAAAATGAGATTCCGATAGAACAAGCCTTTTTTGATGCCGCTTTGAAACCGCTGAATGATTTTGAGGATGAAATTGTTTTGTTTTTTGAACCCAAATCAGAATCTAGCAAATTGGCGGCAAAGGCTTCACACGATAGAATTCATAAAAAAATTGATGTTTCAAAAATTCCTTCCACAATGGATGTTTTTCAATTGTATTTTGGTGGAGGCGATGGTTTTAGAGAGGACGTTTTGAATTTTAGAGAACAAATTAAAAAGACCAAAACGTCAATTTTGATTATTTCTGGAGATCATGATATTAGTTTTGCGGTCGAAAATTGGTATTCTTTTTTCAATCAGATGACCAATGCGCAAATGGTTGTTTATTCAGGAACTGGACACGCGCCACAACATCAGTTTCCTGAATTAACTTCAAAACATATTATCAATTTTGTAAAGTACACATAA
- a CDS encoding helix-turn-helix domain-containing protein, producing the protein MHLKTTFLFILFFLSNYLGYSQKSFNEIYTETYQVLLSSNPKKALSNTDYLYRIAKINSDKIKTRMLKAHILYQYGLNNEAIAALKEAEEFALIDKDFVVQSKIYGFMASLYRESEIFHVGKTYLNKAVLISRKIKDKSEMYRFQGNLSQELACYELLDSNYAKAIKHLKKGIQLFEKAEGTSDKNYQIAINDELIARNYLELKRNDSALFHYEKAEKELQSSLSYDSPLRGFIYNGIANVYTSLKDYKKAKLNYKKAEEIAEKSDYSALKQEVYNSLMEFYKGTDTKKYITYNEKNLELTKAENDNKKVIADDLIKTLQKKHLDSQSEYEKTKFVIIGICLFAIFCTVAIYFFKRKQDYKKIRDFIHNAKPSQNIEIDIEKKEIAKEYMSEATENSILQSIKEFEKSLSFLNKALSLNSVAAELNVNHRYLSYVINKHKSKDFASYINELRINYIIDRLKNDDSYLKYKISYLADQAGFASHSRFTITFKKVTGVSPLTFITYLQNNPENKNS; encoded by the coding sequence ATGCACTTAAAAACTACTTTTCTCTTTATTCTATTTTTTCTTTCCAATTACTTGGGTTATTCACAGAAATCATTCAATGAAATTTATACTGAAACCTATCAAGTTTTATTAAGTTCAAATCCAAAAAAAGCGCTTAGCAATACCGATTATTTATACAGAATTGCAAAAATTAATTCTGATAAAATTAAAACCCGTATGCTTAAAGCTCATATTTTATACCAATACGGACTTAATAATGAAGCAATAGCTGCTCTAAAAGAAGCTGAAGAATTTGCCTTAATAGATAAAGATTTTGTAGTACAATCTAAAATATATGGCTTTATGGCTTCGCTTTATCGCGAAAGCGAAATATTTCATGTTGGAAAAACTTATCTTAACAAAGCGGTTTTAATTAGCAGAAAAATAAAAGATAAAAGCGAAATGTATAGATTTCAAGGAAATTTATCTCAGGAATTAGCCTGTTACGAATTACTCGATTCTAATTATGCAAAAGCAATTAAACATCTTAAAAAAGGGATTCAATTGTTTGAAAAAGCTGAAGGTACAAGCGATAAAAACTACCAAATTGCAATCAACGACGAGCTTATTGCTCGAAATTATCTAGAATTAAAGAGAAATGATTCTGCTTTGTTTCATTATGAAAAGGCAGAAAAAGAACTTCAATCATCACTATCTTATGACAGTCCGTTGAGAGGTTTTATTTATAATGGAATTGCAAATGTATACACTTCATTAAAAGATTATAAAAAAGCAAAGCTTAATTACAAAAAAGCAGAAGAAATTGCGGAGAAATCAGACTATTCTGCGCTAAAACAAGAGGTTTACAATTCTCTGATGGAATTTTACAAAGGCACTGACACCAAAAAATACATTACTTACAATGAAAAAAATCTGGAGTTAACAAAAGCTGAAAATGACAATAAAAAAGTAATTGCAGATGATTTAATAAAAACGCTTCAAAAAAAGCATTTAGACAGTCAGTCTGAATATGAAAAAACCAAATTTGTAATTATTGGTATTTGTCTTTTCGCTATTTTTTGCACTGTTGCCATTTATTTTTTTAAAAGGAAACAGGATTATAAAAAAATCAGAGATTTTATTCATAACGCTAAACCATCTCAAAACATAGAAATTGATATTGAGAAGAAAGAAATTGCCAAAGAATACATGTCTGAAGCTACTGAAAATAGCATTTTGCAAAGCATAAAAGAATTTGAAAAATCATTGTCTTTTTTAAATAAAGCGCTGTCTTTAAACTCTGTTGCAGCAGAATTAAATGTCAATCATCGTTATTTGTCTTATGTTATTAATAAACATAAATCAAAAGATTTTGCCAGCTATATCAATGAGTTGAGAATAAATTATATTATTGATCGCTTAAAAAATGATGATTCTTATTTAAAATACAAAATCAGTTATCTTGCCGACCAAGCTGGTTTTGCTTCACATAGCAGATTTACGATTACATTTAAAAAAGTAACCGGCGTTTCACCTCTAACGTTTATTACCTATCTTCAAAATAATCCTGAAAATAAAAACAGCTAA